The following proteins are encoded in a genomic region of Phragmites australis chromosome 9, lpPhrAust1.1, whole genome shotgun sequence:
- the LOC133928552 gene encoding leucine-rich repeat extensin-like protein 4, which translates to MMRKAAVLFLLCCLAVAGGAVAGYEAAVEVDPAWRFPSQRLRDAYVALQTWKQRAIFSDPRNLTADWVGPGVCNYAGVFCAPLPSGEPGAGELTVAGVDLNHGDIAGYLPSELGLLTDLALLHLNSNRFCGLVPATLRRLRLLHELDLSNNRLVGAFPAVVLHLPALRFLDLRFNDFEGAIPRELFDRPLDAIFLNRNRLRSPLPENLGNSPASVIVLADNSFGGCLPASLGNMSGTLNEILLINNGLDSCVPPEVGMLREVTVFDVSFNSLAGPLPPEVAGMRKVEQLDVAHNLLSGAVPQAVCALPRLKNLTISYNFFTGEPPYCERVVPPDGDRRNCLPNRPAQRTPQQCAAFYSHPPVDCAAFRCKPFVPLPPPPPAYPGPLPPVYPMPYASPPPPPLY; encoded by the coding sequence ATGATGAGAAAGGCGGCAGTGTTGTTTCTCCTCTGCTGCCTCGCCGTTGCCGGCGGGGCAGTGGCGGGGTacgaggcggcggtggaggtggaccCGGCGTGGCGGTTCCCGAGCCAGCGGCTGCGGGACGCGTACGTCGCCCTGCAGACGTGGAAGCAGCGCGCCATCTTCTCCGACCCCAGGAACCTCACCGCCGACTGGGTGGGCCCGGGGGTCTGCAACTACGCCGGCGTCTTCTgcgcgccgctgccgtcggGGGAGCCGGGCGCCGGGGAGCTCACCGTCGCAGGCGTCGACCTCAACCACGGCGACATCGCGGGGTACCTCCCTTCGGAGCTCGGCCTCCTCACCGACCTCGCGCTGCTCCACCTCAACTCCAACCGCTTCTGCGGTCTCGTTCCGGCCACGCTCCGCCGGCTCCGCCTCCTCCACGAGCTCGACCTCAGCAACAACCGCCTTGTCGGCGCGTTCCCCGCCGTCGTGCTCCACCTGCCGGCGCTCCGGTTCCTCGACCTCCGCTTCAACGACTTCGagggcgccatcccgcgggagCTCTTCGACCGCCCGCTCGACGCCATCTTCCTCAACCGCAACCGCCTCCGCTCACCGCTCCCCGAAAACTTAGGCAACTCGCCAGCCTCCGTCATCGTGCTCGCCGACAACAGCTTCGGCGGCTGCCTCCCCGCGAGCCTCGGGAACATGTCCGGGACGCTCAACGAGatcctcctcatcaacaacgGCCTTGACTCCTGCGTGCCGCCGGAGGTCGGGATGCTCCGGGAGGTCACCGTCTTCGATGTCAGCTTCAACTCGCTCGCCGGGCCGCTTCCACCGGAGGTTGCCGGGATGCGGAAGGTGGAGCAGCTCGACGTCGCGCACAACCTCCTCTCCGGGGCCGTCCCGCAGGCTGTCTGCGCCCTCCCGCGGCTCAAGAACCTCACCATATCCTACAACTTCTTCACCGGCGAGCCGCCGTACTGCGAGCGCGTCGTCCCGCCGGACGGCGACAGGAGGAACTGCCTGCCCAACCGCCCCGCACAGCGCACACCGCAGCAGTGCGCCGCGTTCTACTCGCACCCGCCCGTCGACTGCGCCGCGTTCCGTTGCAAACCCTTTGTCccattgccgccgccgccgccagcataCCCTGGTCCCTTGCCACCGGTGTACCCCATGCCAtacgcgtcgccgccgccgcctcctctttACTGA